From Medicago truncatula cultivar Jemalong A17 chromosome 7, MtrunA17r5.0-ANR, whole genome shotgun sequence, a single genomic window includes:
- the LOC25498349 gene encoding pentatricopeptide repeat-containing protein At5g48730, chloroplastic yields MASLSTTTTARFPPLPPPNPTRLRTRAQSIPQPDPPPSSLTGTVKLAVNDERTKRIAKEVEKMKRKEVKERKEMKNAKVASQKAVSVILRREATKAVIDKRRRKGPVNSKKLLPRTVLEALNERISAFRWESALKVFELLREQLWYRPYPGVYIKLIVMLGKCKQPEKAFELFQAMVDEGCVLDCESYTALLSAYGRSGLLDKALSLLEEMKSTPGCQPDIQTYSILIKSCLQVFAFDKVQSLLSDMATHGIKPNTVTYNTLIDAYGKAKRFSEMESTLLEMLAEQNCEPDVWTMNSTLRAFGNLGQIETMERCYDKFQTSGIQPNVQTFNILLDSYGKAHDYTKMSAVMEYMQKYHYSWTIVTYNIVIDAFGKAGDLKQMEYLFRLMRSERIKPSCVTLCSLVRAYAHAGKPEKIGGVLRFVDNSDVTLDTVFFNCLVDAYMRLDCLDEMRRVLEIMEHKGCKPDFITYRTMIKAYSSKGMDSHVKELKELLATVKRPPLERNKPDF; encoded by the exons ATGGCTTCactctccaccaccaccaccgctcGCTTCCCTCCTCTCCCTCCACCCAACCCCACCCGTCTCCGAACCCGAGCACAATCCATTCCCCAACCCGATCCTCCACCTTCATCCCTCACCGGAACAGTTAAGCTAGCAGTAAATGATGAACGGACGAAGAGAATTGCGAAGGAAGTGGAGAAGATGAAAAGAAAGgaagtaaaagaaagaaaggagaTGAAGAATGCGAAAGTAGCTTCGCAGAAAGCGGTTTCTGTTATTCTTCGTAGAGAGGCTACTAAAGCGGTTATTGATAAGAGAAGGAGGAAAGGTCCTGTTAATTCTAAGAAACTTTTGCCTCGAACTGTTCTTGAAGCGCTTAATGAACGGATCTCCGCGTTTCGTTGGGAATCTGCTCTTAAG GTTTTTGAACTACTGCGTGAACAGCTTTGGTACAGACCTTACCCTGGTGTATACATCAAGTTAATTGTCATGCTTGGAAAATGTAAGCAACCTGAGAAAGCTTTTGAGCTCTTTCAAGCTATGGTTGATGAAGGTTGTGTTTTGGACTGTGAATCATACACCGCACTGTTATCTGCCTATGGCAGGAGTGGTCTATTGGATAAAGCTCTCTCTCTTCTTGAGGAAATGAAGAGTACACCTGGTTGTCAGCCAGACATCCAGACTTATTCAATCCTCATAAAATCTTGCTTGCAAGTTTTTGCCTTCGACAAAGTTCAGAGTCTTTTATCTGACATGGCCACTCATGGTATCAAACCAAACACAGTCACCTACAACACCCTTATTGATGCTTATGGGAAGGCAAAAAG ATTTTCAGAAATGGAATCTACACTTCTGGAAATGCTTGCTGAACAAAATTGTGAACCCGATGTATGGACCATGAATTCAACACTCAGGGCCTTTGGCAACCTGGGGCAGATAGAAACAATGGAGAGGTGTTATGACAAGTTTCAGACATCTGGAATCCAACCAAATGTTCAGACCTTCAATATTCTCTTGGATTCCTATGGCAAGGCCCATGATTACACGAAAATGAGTGCTGTGATGGAATACATGCAGAAATACCATTATTCTTGGACAATTGTGACCTACAATATTGTGATTGATGCTTTTGGGAAGGCTGGGGATCTCAAACAGATGGAGTATTTGTTTAGACTAATGCGGTCAGAGAGAATTAAACCTAGTTGTGTTACCCTGTGCTCGCTTGTGAGGGCTTATGCACATGCCGGTAAGCCTGAAAAAATCGGCGGCGTCCTACGTTTTGTTGACAATTCAGATGTAACACTGGATACGGTATTCTTCAATTGCTTGGTGGATGCTTATATGAGACTAGATTGTTTAGATGAGATGAGGAGAGTTCTTGAGATAATGGAACATAAAGGTTGTAAACCCGATTTCATAACTTATAGAACAATGATTAAAGCTTATTCATCTAAGGGCATGGATAGTCATGTCAAGGAGCTTAAAGAGCTCCTCGCAACAGTAAAGAGACCTCCTTTGGAAAGAAACAAGCCTGACTTTTGA